The following are from one region of the Aquila chrysaetos chrysaetos chromosome 23, bAquChr1.4, whole genome shotgun sequence genome:
- the SULT1C4 gene encoding sulfotransferase 1C4: MALDKMEDLSLKEPLRQVEIGEVEGIPFTKRMCTTWDQVWKFKARPDDLLIATYAKAGTTWTQEIVDMIQQNGDVEKCRRATTYRRHPFLEWSTQESAAARYSGLELAEAMPSPRTIKTHLPVQLVPPSFWEQNCKIIYVARNAKDNLVSYYHFHRMNKGMPDPGTWEEFIEKFMTGKVLWGSWYDHVKGWWKAKDKHRILYLFYEDMKENPKQEIQKILKFLERDVNQEVLNKILHYTSFEIMKGNPMTNYTNEFQGIMDHSVSPFMRKGVVGDWKNHFTVAQNKKFDEDYKKKMADTSLVFRSEL; encoded by the exons ATGGCCCTGGATAAAATGGAAGATTTGAGTCTGAAAGAGCCACTGCGCCAAGTTGAGATAGGTGAAGTGGAAGGTATTCCCTTCACAAAAAGAATGTGCACCACATGGGACCAAGTGTGGAAGTTCAAAGCCAGACCTGATGATCTGCTGATCGCAACCTATGCAAAAGCAG gtACCACATGGACACAGGAGATAGTGGATATGATTCAACAAAATGGAGATGTTGAGAAGTGTAGACGTGCCACTACTTACAGACGCCACCCTTTCCTTGAGTGGTCTACCCAAGAGTCTGCAGCTGCAAGATACTCAG GCCTGGAGTTAGCTGAAGCTATGCCTTCTCCACGAACAATAAAAACTCATCTCCCTGTGCAGCTGGTGCCTCCCTCCTTCTGGGAACAAAACTGTAAG ATAATCTATGTGGCGAGAAATGCGAAAGACAACCTGGTGTCGTACTACCATTTCCACAGAATGAATAAAGGAATGCCTGACCCAGGAACCTGGGAGGAGTTCATAGAGAAATTCATGACTGGAAAAG tgctgtggGGTTCCTGGTATGACCATGTGAAAGGATGGTGGAAGGCAAAAGATAAGCACCGTATTCTCTACCTCTTCTATGAAGACATGAAGGAG aatCCAAAGCAAGAAATTCAGAAGATTCTGAAGTTCCTGGAGAGGGATGTGAATCAGGAGGTTCTAAACAAGATACTCCATTACACCTCGTTTGAGATAATGAAGGGAAATCCCATGACAAACTACACTAACGAGTTTCAGGGAATAATGGATCACTCTGTTTCCCCATTCATGAGAAAAG GGGTTGTCGGGGACTGGAAGAATCATTTCACTGTGGCACAGAATAAGAAATTTGATGAAGATTATAAGAAGAAAATGGCTGATACCTCTCTTGTTTTTCGCTCAGAATTGTGA